A single Blattabacterium sp. (Mastotermes darwiniensis) str. MADAR DNA region contains:
- the metK gene encoding methionine adenosyltransferase — translation MPYLFTSESVSEGHPDKISDQISDAILDHFLAYDSEAKVAIETLVTTGQIVLAGEVNSKTWVNVHKIARDILRKIGYTKNEYGFNADSCGVISSIQEQSKDLLLGIKSNNKYTQGSGDQGIVFGYAIKETENYMPLSLEMSHHLLKELSFIRNEGEEMPYLRPDAKSQVTLEYSDQHVPIHIHAIVISTQHDEFDTKEKMHDRIVYDIQNILIPRVKNILSKDIKKLFTDRTKYYINTTGKFVTGGPHGDTGLTGRKIIVDTYGGRGAHGGGAFSGKDPSKVDRSGAYAARHIAKNLVAAGVADELLIQIAYAVGVAEPMSIFVNTYGTSKKELLDEDIVVKIKQIFDLRPYAITKRLKLRQPIYEETAVYGHMGKNPRKVWKYFSDIEGNQKKQEVELFTWEKLDYLSIIKDVFNI, via the coding sequence ATGCCTTACTTATTCACCAGCGAATCTGTTTCAGAAGGACACCCTGATAAAATATCGGATCAGATATCGGACGCTATATTGGATCACTTTTTGGCTTATGATTCAGAAGCAAAAGTAGCTATAGAAACTTTAGTCACCACGGGACAAATTGTATTAGCTGGAGAAGTAAACTCTAAAACATGGGTAAATGTTCATAAAATAGCTCGTGATATCCTTCGAAAAATTGGATATACCAAAAATGAATATGGATTCAATGCCGATTCTTGTGGAGTCATTTCTTCTATTCAAGAACAGTCTAAGGATTTATTACTGGGGATAAAAAGTAACAATAAATATACCCAAGGATCTGGGGATCAAGGAATTGTATTTGGTTATGCGATTAAGGAAACGGAAAATTATATGCCTTTATCATTAGAAATGTCTCATCATCTATTAAAGGAACTTTCATTCATACGAAATGAAGGAGAAGAAATGCCTTATTTACGTCCAGACGCAAAATCTCAAGTTACTTTAGAATATTCGGATCAACATGTCCCTATACATATTCACGCTATCGTGATATCCACTCAACATGATGAATTCGACACAAAAGAAAAAATGCATGATCGTATCGTTTACGATATTCAAAATATTTTGATTCCAAGGGTAAAGAATATCTTATCGAAAGACATAAAAAAATTATTTACTGATAGAACGAAATATTACATCAATACTACAGGGAAATTTGTTACTGGAGGACCTCATGGAGATACTGGACTTACCGGAAGAAAAATTATAGTGGATACTTATGGAGGAAGAGGGGCTCATGGAGGAGGTGCATTTTCTGGAAAAGATCCTTCTAAAGTGGATAGATCTGGAGCTTATGCGGCTAGGCATATTGCAAAAAATCTTGTTGCGGCAGGAGTCGCAGATGAATTATTGATCCAAATAGCCTATGCGGTGGGTGTAGCAGAACCGATGAGTATTTTTGTGAATACCTATGGAACTTCTAAAAAAGAACTTCTTGATGAAGATATTGTAGTAAAAATAAAGCAAATTTTTGATTTACGTCCTTACGCTATAACAAAAAGATTGAAATTACGTCAACCAATATATGAGGAGACGGCTGTATATGGCCATATGGGTAAAAATCCAAGAAAAGTATGGAAGTATTTTTCGGATATAGAAGGGAATCAAAAAAAACAAGAAGTAGAACTTTTTACATGGGAAAAATTGGATTATTTATCTATCATAAAAGATGTTTTTAACATTTAA
- a CDS encoding enoyl-ACP reductase, producing MSYNLLKGKKGIIFGALDENSIAWKVAERAYEEKASFILTNTPASLRMGKIHELSHQTESMVIPADATSIVDLNILFDKTLDHFGGKIDFILHSIAMSINIRKGNPYTSLNYDFLRKGWEISSVSYHKIMQTAWNKNAMNKWGSIVAITYVASQRSFPHYGDMSDYKSYLESITRNFGYHWGIKKKVRVNTVSQSPSMTKSAKSIKGFDQFFIFSEKISPLGNASAQDCANYIITLFSDFTRKVTMQNLYHDGGFSKTGIIIEPMIS from the coding sequence ATGTCTTACAATCTATTGAAGGGGAAAAAAGGAATTATATTTGGAGCTTTGGATGAAAATTCTATTGCTTGGAAGGTAGCAGAACGTGCTTATGAAGAAAAAGCGTCTTTTATTTTAACCAATACTCCTGCCTCTTTAAGGATGGGAAAAATTCATGAATTATCTCATCAAACAGAATCTATGGTTATTCCTGCAGATGCTACTTCTATCGTAGATCTTAATATTTTGTTTGATAAAACTTTGGATCATTTTGGAGGAAAGATCGATTTTATCTTGCATTCCATAGCTATGTCCATCAATATTCGAAAAGGAAACCCTTATACCTCTCTTAATTATGATTTTTTGAGAAAGGGATGGGAAATCTCTTCTGTATCCTATCATAAGATTATGCAAACTGCTTGGAATAAAAATGCGATGAATAAATGGGGATCTATTGTTGCTATAACCTATGTGGCTTCTCAACGAAGTTTTCCTCATTATGGAGATATGTCGGATTATAAATCCTATCTGGAGAGTATAACACGTAATTTTGGTTATCATTGGGGAATAAAAAAAAAAGTCAGAGTTAATACGGTTTCACAATCTCCTAGTATGACAAAGTCCGCAAAGTCAATCAAAGGATTCGATCAATTTTTTATTTTTTCAGAAAAAATATCCCCTTTAGGGAATGCCTCCGCACAAGATTGTGCCAACTATATAATTACACTTTTTTCGGATTTTACAAGAAAAGTAACGATGCAAAATTTGTATCATGATGGAGGTTTTTCTAAGACGGGAATTATTATTGAACCAATGATTTCATGA
- the rpe gene encoding ribulose-phosphate 3-epimerase — protein MKKIIAPSLLSANLAFLYRDIEMLNESEADWFHIDIMDSSFVSNISFGTLFIKYVKKYAHKPMDVHLMILQPERYIEQLKGCGADHLHIHYEACIHLNKTIFSIKKYGMKVGVAVNPHTPVCLLQDIIQDIDFVLLMSVNPGFSGQKFISRTYQKIEDTKDLILKKHSSALIEVDGGINLENASLLFKNGADILVAGTTIFSNKNPKTIIHRMKLGNN, from the coding sequence ATGAAAAAAATTATTGCTCCATCCTTACTTTCAGCAAATTTGGCATTTTTGTATCGGGATATAGAAATGCTGAATGAAAGTGAAGCGGATTGGTTCCATATTGATATTATGGATTCCTCTTTTGTTTCTAATATTTCTTTTGGAACTTTGTTTATAAAATATGTAAAAAAATATGCCCATAAACCTATGGATGTACATTTAATGATTTTGCAACCAGAACGATATATAGAACAATTAAAAGGTTGTGGAGCCGATCATTTGCATATTCATTATGAAGCTTGTATTCATTTAAACAAAACCATTTTTTCCATTAAAAAATATGGAATGAAAGTGGGGGTAGCAGTAAATCCTCACACTCCAGTTTGTCTTTTACAAGATATTATTCAAGATATAGATTTTGTTTTGCTAATGAGTGTAAATCCTGGTTTTAGCGGACAAAAATTTATTAGTAGAACCTATCAAAAAATAGAAGATACTAAGGATTTAATCTTAAAAAAACATTCTTCTGCACTTATCGAAGTAGATGGAGGTATAAATTTAGAAAATGCTTCTTTATTATTCAAAAATGGAGCAGACATATTGGTAGCAGGAACTACCATTTTTTCTAATAAAAACCCAAAAACAATTATTCATAGAATGAAACTAGGCAACAATTAA
- the dnaG gene encoding DNA primase gives MISKETIKRIFSASCIEEVIGDFVSLKKSGLNYRGLSPFSNEKTPSLIVSPTKKIWKDFSSGKGGNIITFLMEHENFSYVESLHYLAKKYDIKIHEYEVNSTIRKINHDQNLYLIQDYAKCFFIEQLHFTKEGKEKGLNYLMKQRNFDITTIHKFELGYAPYSCNSFTKKALKKGFQIRDLKKSGLTGFKQSNNFDCFRQRVIFPIHNLSGIVLGFGGRSISSYSRSTKYLNSSENDIFQKSKILYGFFQAKTTILKENLCYLVEGYADVLSLHQSGIKNVVSSSGTSLTIDQILLIKKFTKNIILFYDGDISGIRASLRGINMILEQEINLRLVFIHNGEDPDILSKKYSSSQLRDFLVNNSYNFVSFKQKIYEKFHQDDPIKKSFLVWNILNSISKISNLIQRELYLQEASKKLKIRQEILIYELGKISKKTFYNKEKKISLEKKNINYLLILEKKLIQLILFYGDKIIKKEGYYTTVYEEIFHTFQCHNLRFSLNYHQKIFDKIWLQKKTIEKCKFFEKKKKLYSLSQWNRKGIEVPSKNANIDRYLMDLLLRYKSQYFLKLIQQEINNFKKNREDNKFFIKKIMHLTSLKNEINKKLHRYV, from the coding sequence ATGATTTCCAAAGAAACTATAAAACGAATATTTTCTGCTTCCTGTATAGAAGAAGTTATAGGAGATTTTGTTTCTTTGAAAAAAAGTGGTCTCAATTATAGAGGTCTTAGTCCATTTTCTAATGAAAAAACACCTTCTCTGATAGTTTCTCCTACAAAAAAAATATGGAAAGATTTCAGTTCTGGAAAAGGGGGGAATATTATTACATTTTTAATGGAGCACGAAAATTTTTCTTATGTAGAATCCTTACATTATCTAGCTAAAAAGTATGATATAAAGATTCATGAATATGAAGTAAATTCAACCATTAGGAAAATTAATCATGATCAAAATTTATACTTAATACAGGATTATGCAAAATGTTTTTTCATTGAACAATTGCATTTTACAAAAGAAGGGAAAGAAAAAGGGTTGAACTATTTGATGAAACAAAGAAATTTTGATATAACAACGATTCATAAATTTGAATTAGGTTATGCACCTTATTCTTGTAATTCATTCACCAAAAAAGCTTTGAAAAAAGGATTTCAAATACGTGATTTAAAAAAATCTGGTCTTACTGGATTCAAACAATCCAATAATTTTGATTGTTTTCGTCAACGTGTAATTTTTCCAATACATAATCTATCAGGAATAGTTCTAGGATTTGGTGGGAGGTCTATCAGTAGCTATTCCCGTTCAACTAAATATCTAAATTCATCTGAGAATGATATTTTTCAGAAAAGTAAAATCTTGTATGGGTTTTTTCAAGCTAAAACAACGATTTTGAAAGAAAATCTTTGTTATTTAGTAGAAGGGTATGCAGATGTACTTTCTTTACATCAATCTGGTATAAAAAATGTTGTCTCCTCTTCTGGAACTTCACTCACTATAGATCAAATACTATTGATCAAGAAATTTACGAAAAATATTATTCTTTTTTATGATGGGGATATTTCCGGAATTAGAGCTTCTTTAAGAGGAATAAATATGATTTTAGAACAAGAAATAAACCTACGTTTAGTATTTATTCATAATGGAGAAGATCCAGATATCTTGTCCAAAAAATATTCTTCTTCTCAATTGAGAGATTTTTTAGTCAACAACAGTTATAATTTTGTTTCTTTCAAACAAAAAATATATGAAAAATTCCACCAAGATGATCCAATTAAAAAATCATTTTTAGTTTGGAATATTCTGAATAGTATTTCAAAAATATCCAATCTTATTCAAAGAGAATTATACCTGCAAGAAGCTTCTAAAAAACTAAAAATACGTCAAGAAATTCTAATTTATGAATTGGGAAAGATAAGTAAAAAAACTTTTTATAATAAGGAAAAGAAGATTTCTTTAGAAAAAAAAAACATAAATTATCTTCTTATACTTGAAAAAAAATTGATACAATTAATTTTATTCTATGGGGATAAGATAATAAAAAAAGAAGGATACTACACTACGGTTTACGAAGAAATATTCCATACTTTTCAATGTCACAATTTACGTTTTTCTTTGAATTATCATCAAAAAATATTTGATAAAATATGGTTACAAAAAAAAACCATAGAAAAATGTAAATTTTTTGAAAAAAAGAAAAAATTATATTCATTATCCCAATGGAATAGAAAAGGAATTGAAGTTCCATCCAAAAATGCAAACATAGATAGATATCTTATGGATCTTTTATTGAGATATAAGTCCCAATATTTTTTGAAATTGATTCAACAAGAGATCAATAATTTTAAAAAAAATAGGGAGGATAATAAATTTTTTATAAAAAAAATAATGCATTTAACAAGTTTAAAAAATGAAATCAATAAAAAGTTACATCGATATGTATAA
- a CDS encoding peroxiredoxin — protein sequence MNTLIAKKAPNFTANAVLNGKDIVPNFTLGQFKGSKYVLLFFYPKDFTFVCPTEIYAFQERSKDFESRNVQIIAISTDTEQSHWAWLQIPKEKGGIYGVTYPIVSDINKTISHNYGVLSGNWILNNEELKATGEIIAYRGLFLIDKKGFIRHILINDFPLGRNVDEAIRMVDALQYYEKSGEVCPANWTKGKKAMKASHCGLLDYFSS from the coding sequence ATGAATACATTAATTGCAAAAAAGGCGCCTAATTTTACGGCTAACGCTGTATTGAATGGAAAAGACATTGTTCCCAATTTTACTTTGGGACAGTTTAAGGGGAGTAAGTATGTATTGCTTTTTTTCTATCCTAAGGATTTTACTTTTGTTTGTCCCACAGAGATATACGCATTTCAAGAAAGAAGTAAAGATTTTGAATCAAGAAATGTACAAATCATTGCTATATCTACAGATACGGAACAATCTCACTGGGCTTGGTTACAAATACCAAAAGAGAAAGGTGGAATATACGGGGTAACTTATCCTATCGTTTCTGATATAAATAAAACAATATCCCACAACTATGGAGTTTTATCTGGAAATTGGATTTTAAATAATGAAGAATTAAAAGCTACGGGAGAAATTATTGCTTATAGAGGATTATTTTTAATAGACAAAAAAGGGTTTATACGACATATTTTAATTAATGACTTTCCTTTAGGAAGAAATGTCGATGAAGCTATTCGTATGGTAGACGCTCTTCAGTACTATGAAAAAAGTGGAGAAGTTTGCCCAGCAAATTGGACAAAAGGGAAAAAAGCTATGAAGGCAAGTCATTGTGGACTGTTAGATTATTTTTCCTCTTAA
- the mtaB gene encoding tRNA (N(6)-L-threonylcarbamoyladenosine(37)-C(2))-methylthiotransferase MtaB has product MGKKKVAFYTLGCKLNYAETSTIARKFSNLNYEHVSFNSCSDIYVINSCSVTKKADTEFKYMVRLFLSKNAKAFIIAIGCYAQLNPKEVSYIRGVDLVLGYEEKFQITDYIDRVFLLKRYPAKIISRNTYYSYFSSYSIGDRTRSFFKIQDGCDYKCSYCIIPMARGYSRSESIENVLKQIKFLFNKGVKEIVLTGINIGDYGKKIYGNHERRSYTFFDLIQAIDQIKEKGRIRLSSIEPNLLREECIEFLSKSKHFVPHFHIPLQSGSNYILKKMQRRYGRELYQEKVKIIRYFIPDAYIGSDIIVGFPGETHRHFLETYHFLKKLEISSLHIFSYSQRPNTTSIYLQQEKVSKKIQWKRNKILRGLSKQKYSSFCERQIFTKKTVLFEKNSINNEYLYGYTENYIRTKIFSNPIFRNTLQEVFLTKLDKDGVMIAKPFL; this is encoded by the coding sequence ATGGGAAAAAAAAAAGTAGCTTTTTATACCCTTGGATGCAAACTAAATTATGCAGAAACTTCTACGATAGCAAGGAAATTTTCGAATTTAAATTATGAACATGTTTCTTTCAATAGTTGTTCAGATATATATGTGATCAATAGTTGTTCTGTAACAAAAAAGGCAGATACTGAATTTAAGTACATGGTACGTCTTTTTCTGAGTAAAAATGCAAAAGCTTTTATTATTGCGATAGGATGTTATGCACAACTTAATCCTAAAGAAGTTTCTTATATTCGTGGTGTAGATCTTGTATTAGGTTATGAAGAAAAATTTCAAATAACCGATTATATAGATCGAGTATTTTTATTAAAAAGATATCCTGCAAAAATTATTTCAAGAAATACATATTATTCTTATTTCTCATCGTATTCTATTGGGGATAGAACTCGTTCTTTTTTTAAAATCCAAGATGGATGTGATTACAAGTGTAGTTATTGTATTATTCCAATGGCAAGAGGATACTCTCGTTCCGAGAGTATAGAAAATGTTTTGAAACAAATAAAGTTTCTTTTTAATAAAGGGGTTAAAGAAATAGTATTGACTGGAATAAATATTGGAGACTATGGAAAGAAAATATACGGAAATCATGAACGTCGTTCCTATACATTTTTCGATTTGATACAGGCTATAGATCAAATAAAAGAAAAAGGAAGAATCCGTTTATCCTCAATAGAACCTAATTTATTGAGAGAAGAATGTATAGAATTTTTATCGAAAAGCAAACATTTTGTTCCTCATTTTCATATACCTTTACAATCTGGAAGTAACTACATATTGAAAAAAATGCAGAGACGTTATGGACGAGAACTTTATCAAGAAAAAGTGAAAATAATCCGATATTTTATTCCAGATGCTTATATAGGTTCAGATATTATTGTTGGATTTCCTGGAGAAACGCATAGACATTTTTTAGAAACTTATCATTTTTTGAAAAAATTAGAGATTTCTTCTCTACACATATTCTCTTATTCTCAAAGACCGAATACAACATCTATATACCTACAACAGGAAAAGGTTTCTAAAAAAATACAATGGAAACGTAACAAAATATTAAGAGGACTTTCCAAACAAAAATATAGTTCTTTTTGTGAAAGACAAATTTTTACTAAAAAAACTGTTTTGTTTGAGAAAAATTCTATAAATAATGAGTATTTGTATGGATATACTGAAAATTATATTAGAACAAAGATATTTTCGAATCCTATATTTAGAAACACTTTACAAGAGGTATTTCTAACTAAATTAGATAAAGATGGGGTAATGATTGCTAAACCTTTTCTTTAA
- the lipB gene encoding lipoyl(octanoyl) transferase LipB, which translates to MRKKILFFEDLGKKEYKETWKYQKILFDDIIQKKVNDRLSQKIAGYLLFVEHPHVYTIGKNGKYKHLLVSSVFLKKIKATFYQTDRGGDITYHGPGQLVVYPILNMDYFFTDIHKYLRLLEEVIIHFLLKNYEIKGKREKGQTGVWLKGKKGKSRKICSIGIRMSRWVTMHGFALNVNTDLRYFDYIIPCGILNKEVTSLKKELNNKISFSEVKHLVKRSFQEIFDVEFIKEKV; encoded by the coding sequence ATGAGAAAAAAAATCCTCTTCTTCGAGGACTTAGGAAAAAAAGAATATAAAGAAACTTGGAAATATCAGAAAATATTATTTGATGATATCATACAAAAAAAAGTAAATGATAGACTTTCTCAAAAAATAGCAGGATATTTGCTATTTGTGGAACATCCCCATGTATATACCATAGGAAAAAATGGGAAATATAAACATTTATTAGTTTCATCGGTTTTTTTAAAAAAAATAAAGGCTACATTTTATCAAACAGATAGAGGTGGAGATATCACTTACCATGGTCCTGGACAATTAGTTGTATATCCAATTTTAAATATGGATTATTTCTTTACGGATATCCATAAATACCTACGTCTTTTAGAAGAAGTGATTATCCATTTTTTATTAAAAAATTATGAAATAAAAGGAAAACGAGAAAAAGGACAAACAGGAGTTTGGTTAAAGGGAAAAAAAGGTAAATCTAGAAAAATATGTTCTATAGGAATTAGAATGAGTCGTTGGGTAACTATGCATGGATTTGCTCTAAATGTAAACACAGATTTACGGTATTTCGATTATATCATTCCTTGTGGTATTTTAAATAAAGAAGTAACTTCTTTAAAGAAAGAATTAAACAATAAGATATCTTTTTCAGAAGTTAAACATCTAGTAAAAAGATCTTTTCAAGAAATTTTTGATGTAGAATTCATTAAAGAAAAGGTTTAG